One window from the genome of Serinibacter salmoneus encodes:
- a CDS encoding fluoride efflux transporter FluC, giving the protein MIGWIALAGAIGAMSRYLLDLGLGRLLPPRLRQGWALVVVNVLGSFAIGIAAGATTLGLIDPRTDTVLATGFLGGFTTFSAASLDIVQADRRIGRDHAIAMAVTVALGAIGACALGVWLGSRL; this is encoded by the coding sequence GTGATCGGCTGGATAGCCCTGGCCGGGGCGATCGGCGCCATGTCCCGTTACCTGCTGGACCTCGGACTCGGCCGGCTCCTGCCCCCGCGGCTGCGCCAGGGCTGGGCCCTGGTGGTCGTGAACGTGCTGGGTTCGTTCGCGATCGGTATCGCGGCCGGCGCCACCACGCTGGGCCTGATCGACCCCCGCACCGACACCGTCCTGGCCACGGGTTTCCTCGGCGGGTTCACCACGTTCTCGGCGGCGAGCCTGGACATCGTGCAGGCCGACCGCCGCATCGGACGCGACCACGCGATCGCGATGGCGGTGACCGTGGCGCTCGGCGCCATCGGGGCGTGTGCGCTCGGGGTCTGGCTCGGTTCGCGCCTCTAA
- a CDS encoding acyltransferase family protein, which yields MSTALGSRTARRATPASQRSATVRSFRPDIEALRAIAVLVVVLYHAGVPYLPGGYVGVDVFFVISGFLITTHLIGELNRTGTVKLGRFYARRARRLLPAAALVAVVTVVVTWAGVSGLLAAEVGWDALWSALFAMNIYLAVSGVDYGANQDPSPLQHYWSLSVEEQFYLVWPLLMVLVALSARRVARRRAARTGREQSAPGVRGPIAAVIAAIMVASFLYSEHLLATLPTMAYFLAPSRAWELGLGALIAVATPWLAQQRWLHGSAWVSAGLVLIIGSAVVMTDATSFPGTAALFPTLGVALVIIGGTSRASVVERAVLDVRPMQAIGRVSYGWYLWHWPMLVLTPLVLDETLTLTENLMVIGAALLFAMWTYITYEDPVRRAESLRHSRRSFAVGGLAIGTVAATAAGAIALGPMAYRTGDFVAEVEPNAITEAVAAGAAMDIIPGNVDPGLDEASKDKPDLEAADGISCMVGLETETISEEDGGSCVAGGTEGGSETVVVVGDSHAYHWVPALREIAIQRDWELVSMTKSGCTLNDVELVNTQLERDYWECYAWREDVMQRIDELDPSLILTTAAVFSEKADDTFTDRWAQGVTTTTTALVETGAPVYVIEDTPYPRVDIPTCLAQHVQDVSECALPPVEAYSDPERRERTAEAASAAGAEIIDPSAWFCTEDLCPAISGNVIVYSDNSHMSATYSKTLATVLGDELPESL from the coding sequence ATGAGCACCGCACTGGGAAGCCGGACCGCCCGGCGCGCCACTCCCGCCTCGCAGCGCTCCGCCACGGTGCGCTCGTTCCGGCCCGACATCGAGGCATTGCGCGCGATCGCCGTGCTCGTCGTGGTGCTCTACCACGCGGGCGTGCCCTACCTGCCCGGCGGATACGTCGGCGTGGACGTCTTCTTCGTGATCTCCGGGTTCCTCATCACCACCCACCTCATCGGTGAGCTCAACCGAACCGGCACCGTCAAGCTCGGGCGCTTCTACGCTCGCCGGGCGCGGCGCCTCCTGCCCGCCGCGGCGCTCGTGGCCGTCGTGACGGTGGTGGTCACCTGGGCGGGGGTCTCCGGACTCCTCGCCGCAGAGGTCGGCTGGGACGCCCTGTGGTCGGCACTGTTCGCGATGAACATCTACCTCGCCGTCAGCGGTGTGGACTACGGCGCCAACCAGGACCCCTCCCCGTTGCAGCACTACTGGTCCCTGTCGGTGGAGGAGCAGTTCTACCTGGTGTGGCCACTGCTCATGGTGCTGGTGGCCCTCAGCGCTCGCCGGGTCGCCCGGCGCCGGGCCGCGCGCACCGGCCGGGAGCAGAGTGCGCCGGGCGTGCGCGGGCCGATCGCCGCGGTGATCGCCGCGATCATGGTGGCCTCCTTCCTCTACAGCGAGCACCTGCTGGCCACGCTGCCGACCATGGCCTACTTCCTGGCACCCTCCCGGGCCTGGGAACTCGGGCTCGGTGCCCTGATCGCGGTCGCGACCCCGTGGCTGGCCCAGCAGCGCTGGCTGCACGGCTCGGCCTGGGTGAGCGCCGGTCTGGTGCTGATCATCGGCAGCGCCGTCGTGATGACCGATGCCACCAGCTTCCCCGGCACCGCGGCACTCTTCCCCACCCTCGGGGTCGCCCTGGTGATCATCGGCGGCACGAGCCGCGCCAGTGTGGTGGAGCGCGCGGTGCTCGACGTGCGGCCGATGCAGGCGATCGGTCGTGTCTCCTACGGCTGGTACCTGTGGCACTGGCCGATGCTCGTCCTGACCCCGCTCGTGCTGGACGAGACGCTCACCCTGACCGAGAACCTCATGGTGATCGGCGCGGCGCTGCTGTTCGCGATGTGGACCTACATCACCTACGAGGACCCGGTACGCCGGGCCGAGAGCCTGCGGCACTCCCGGCGCTCCTTCGCCGTGGGAGGTCTCGCCATCGGCACGGTCGCTGCCACCGCGGCCGGCGCGATCGCGCTCGGCCCGATGGCCTACCGCACCGGGGACTTCGTGGCCGAGGTGGAGCCGAACGCGATCACCGAGGCCGTGGCCGCCGGAGCGGCGATGGACATCATTCCGGGCAACGTGGACCCGGGACTGGACGAGGCGTCCAAGGACAAGCCCGACCTGGAGGCCGCAGACGGGATCTCCTGCATGGTCGGACTGGAGACCGAGACGATCTCCGAGGAGGACGGCGGAAGTTGCGTGGCCGGGGGGACCGAGGGCGGCAGCGAGACGGTCGTGGTGGTGGGGGACTCCCACGCCTACCACTGGGTTCCGGCGCTGCGCGAGATCGCCATCCAGCGCGACTGGGAGCTGGTGTCCATGACGAAGTCCGGCTGCACGCTCAACGACGTCGAGCTCGTCAACACCCAGCTCGAACGCGACTACTGGGAGTGCTACGCCTGGCGCGAGGACGTGATGCAGCGGATCGACGAGCTCGACCCGAGCCTCATCCTCACCACGGCTGCCGTGTTCTCGGAGAAGGCCGACGACACCTTCACCGACCGCTGGGCGCAGGGCGTGACCACGACCACCACGGCTCTGGTGGAGACCGGCGCACCGGTGTACGTGATCGAGGACACCCCCTACCCCCGCGTGGACATCCCCACCTGCCTCGCGCAGCACGTCCAGGACGTCTCCGAGTGCGCGCTGCCTCCGGTGGAGGCCTACTCCGACCCGGAGCGTCGGGAGCGGACCGCCGAGGCGGCCTCCGCGGCGGGGGCCGAGATCATCGACCCCAGCGCCTGGTTCTGCACCGAGGACCTGTGCCCGGCCATCAGCGGGAACGTGATCGTCTACTCCGACAACAGTCACATGTCCGCCACCTACTCCAAGACGCTGGCCACGGTGCTCGGCGACGAGCTCCCGGAGTCCTTGTGA
- a CDS encoding fluoride efflux transporter FluC yields the protein MVVAERPHPLIALALVGAGGAAGASARYLITALVPAGGLQILPTLAINLVGSYLLGFLNGHLNLRPGRRAAHLRLLLGTGMLGGFTTYSAFALQVVTAGAEGSWRRAIMYAGASVLLGVGAAALGLVQGGRFATARDARRAGSTGPGGPERGTAS from the coding sequence GTGGTTGTCGCCGAACGCCCCCATCCGCTGATCGCCCTCGCCCTGGTGGGCGCGGGCGGCGCCGCCGGGGCGAGCGCGCGTTACCTCATCACCGCGCTGGTGCCGGCCGGCGGCCTGCAGATCCTGCCGACCCTGGCGATCAACCTGGTCGGCTCCTACCTGTTGGGCTTCCTCAACGGCCACCTGAACCTGCGTCCCGGCCGCCGCGCCGCGCACCTTCGCCTGCTGCTCGGGACCGGGATGCTCGGCGGCTTCACCACCTACTCGGCGTTCGCGCTGCAGGTGGTTACCGCGGGGGCGGAGGGCTCCTGGCGACGGGCGATCATGTACGCGGGGGCCAGCGTGCTGCTCGGGGTCGGGGCCGCGGCCCTCGGCCTGGTGCAGGGTGGCAGGTTCGCGACCGCTCGCGACGCCCGCCGCGCCGGCTCCACCGGGCCCGGCGGACCGGAGCGCGGGACGGCCTCGTGA
- a CDS encoding MFS transporter, whose product MSDSPTPRTGAPESDRAQTARWQAFAICLGAGFMTLLDVTIVNVALPSIETSLHATPSQLQLVLAGYTLAFGLALVPAGRLGDVYGRRTLFLVGLTSFVVASALCGLVTSADWLAIARFAQGLAAGILNPQVIGFIQDLFRGPERGRAFGYFGATIGIATATGPLVGGLLLAAFGTEEGWRAVFLVNVPIGLVLLPLAWKLLPRRERTGARVRLDVLGSVLLALAVVAIMWPFVSSTSEGGASDGAGGEAAGSGSGAAVPWWTIAVGLALVGVLVWWERRVSARGGLPLIPGSLLRLPSFTFGTAVSTMYFLSFTGIWLSSTLYLQQGLGLSPLQAGLVLTPFSIAGAYSASLGGRLISRFGRPLVVVGIAIGVVAMVALDILTGLVGFPAIVFVSSGVLVIAGFGNGFVISPNQTLTLAEVPPRDAGSAAGALQTMQRLGAAIGVSANAAVFFVSLEESGGDYTHAFDMSLRLVAGIMALALVVALADWWRLRHRAHEDATESA is encoded by the coding sequence GTGTCCGACTCCCCCACCCCGCGTACCGGCGCGCCCGAGAGCGACCGCGCGCAGACCGCCCGCTGGCAGGCCTTCGCGATCTGCCTCGGCGCCGGGTTCATGACCCTCCTCGACGTCACGATCGTCAACGTCGCCCTTCCCTCCATCGAGACCTCCCTGCACGCCACCCCGAGCCAACTCCAACTGGTGCTCGCGGGCTACACCCTGGCATTCGGCCTGGCGCTGGTGCCCGCGGGCCGCCTCGGCGACGTCTACGGCCGGCGCACCCTGTTCCTCGTGGGACTCACCTCGTTCGTGGTGGCCTCGGCGCTGTGCGGTCTGGTGACCTCCGCGGACTGGCTGGCGATCGCCCGGTTTGCCCAGGGCCTCGCGGCCGGGATCCTCAACCCCCAGGTCATCGGGTTCATCCAGGACCTCTTCCGGGGGCCCGAACGCGGCCGCGCGTTCGGCTACTTCGGGGCGACGATCGGGATCGCGACGGCGACCGGCCCCCTGGTCGGCGGCCTGCTGTTGGCGGCGTTCGGCACCGAGGAGGGCTGGCGCGCGGTGTTCCTCGTGAACGTGCCGATCGGGCTCGTGCTGCTCCCGCTCGCCTGGAAGCTGCTGCCGCGGCGGGAACGGACCGGTGCGCGGGTGCGGCTGGACGTGCTCGGTTCGGTGCTGCTCGCGCTGGCGGTGGTGGCGATCATGTGGCCGTTCGTCTCCTCCACGTCCGAAGGCGGCGCGAGCGACGGGGCCGGCGGTGAGGCTGCGGGCAGTGGTTCGGGTGCGGCGGTGCCGTGGTGGACGATCGCGGTGGGCCTCGCGCTGGTCGGCGTGCTGGTGTGGTGGGAGCGACGGGTCTCCGCACGCGGCGGGCTACCGCTCATCCCCGGCTCGCTGCTGCGGCTGCCGTCCTTCACCTTCGGCACGGCCGTCTCGACGATGTACTTCCTGTCCTTCACCGGGATCTGGCTCTCCTCCACCCTCTACCTGCAGCAGGGCCTCGGGCTCTCGCCGCTTCAGGCTGGGCTGGTGCTGACGCCGTTCTCCATCGCCGGGGCGTACTCCGCCTCCCTCGGTGGCCGCCTGATCTCGCGGTTCGGCCGACCGCTGGTGGTGGTGGGCATCGCGATCGGCGTGGTGGCCATGGTCGCGCTGGACATCCTCACCGGGCTGGTGGGCTTCCCCGCGATCGTCTTCGTCTCCTCGGGGGTGCTCGTGATCGCGGGATTCGGGAACGGGTTCGTCATCTCCCCCAACCAGACCCTCACGCTCGCGGAGGTGCCGCCTCGCGACGCCGGCTCCGCGGCCGGTGCGCTGCAGACCATGCAGCGCCTGGGTGCCGCGATCGGGGTCAGCGCGAACGCCGCGGTGTTCTTCGTCTCTCTGGAGGAGTCCGGCGGCGACTACACGCATGCCTTCGACATGTCGCTGCGCCTGGTGGCGGGGATCATGGCGCTCGCGCTCGTGGTGGCGCTGGCGGACTGGTGGCGGCTGCGCCACCGGGCTCACGAGGACGCCACCGAGTCAGCCTGA
- a CDS encoding glycosyltransferase, protein MSAVARHGRGRREVGATGVILVGDDRPRSRVSPPQLHGKDALEACAARLRGALGPGERLSVHTDRLVIEAVAAGDARDRMLALQRAALAAGDGDQPIVLGSGFSLRRRRVAAVQEAGDHAMESLRAADQMIRPDVLRPGRRTSPGPLGTPLQVIAALTLSFGFPFLVLLALHRMGLDGVGLFVALVVVAMLGTAAMQWAEVVGAVRRPRETTVRPGPRPRATAIVVAYLPNEAETIVETLDAVLANPYSGGLQVILAYNTPRDLPVEVTLEAMAANDANLTLLRVEGSTSKAQNVNTALAHIEGEFVGIFDADHLPDPDAFERAAAHLADGADVVQGHCVVRNGEESFVARLVACEFEQIYALSHPGRAVVHGFGIFGGSNGYWRTSLLRTLRLRGAYLTEDIDSSLRAVSSGHVVVNDPEIISRELAPTTWKHLWKQRMRWAQGWVQVTRTHGIDAARSDWLTLRQKLGVFQLLVWREMFPWLSALMLPTLAFAWWRDGALTWWGWGLLVTAVTLGAFPVQVAVARSRAVPEIRERGRWWFAYAVVSLVFYQELKNLMMRVSQLKELAGERHWAVTPRAVPMGSAPRVPAAAQAEVVARRA, encoded by the coding sequence GTGAGCGCCGTGGCACGGCACGGGAGAGGCCGACGCGAGGTCGGGGCCACCGGCGTGATCCTCGTGGGAGACGACCGTCCCCGCTCGCGGGTCTCGCCGCCCCAACTGCACGGCAAGGACGCCCTCGAGGCGTGCGCCGCACGGCTGCGCGGGGCGCTGGGACCAGGAGAGCGCCTGTCGGTTCACACCGATCGGTTGGTCATCGAGGCGGTGGCGGCCGGTGACGCCCGTGATCGGATGCTCGCGCTCCAGCGTGCGGCGCTCGCCGCGGGGGACGGGGATCAGCCGATCGTGCTCGGCTCGGGATTCTCGCTGCGCCGACGCCGGGTGGCGGCCGTGCAGGAGGCCGGGGACCACGCCATGGAGTCCCTGCGCGCGGCCGACCAGATGATCCGGCCCGATGTGCTGCGTCCAGGTCGCCGCACCTCGCCGGGACCCCTCGGCACCCCCCTGCAGGTGATCGCAGCGCTGACCCTCTCCTTCGGGTTCCCCTTCCTGGTGCTGCTGGCGCTGCACCGGATGGGGCTGGACGGTGTGGGGCTGTTCGTCGCGCTGGTGGTGGTCGCGATGCTCGGGACGGCGGCCATGCAGTGGGCGGAGGTGGTGGGTGCGGTGCGCCGGCCACGGGAGACCACGGTGCGACCCGGGCCGCGGCCGCGCGCCACTGCGATCGTGGTGGCCTACCTGCCGAACGAGGCCGAGACGATCGTGGAGACCCTTGACGCGGTTCTCGCCAACCCCTATTCCGGTGGCCTCCAGGTGATCCTGGCCTACAACACCCCGCGGGACCTCCCCGTGGAGGTCACCCTGGAGGCGATGGCGGCCAACGATGCGAACCTCACCCTGTTGCGGGTGGAGGGCAGCACCTCCAAGGCGCAGAACGTCAACACCGCGCTCGCGCACATCGAGGGTGAGTTCGTCGGGATCTTCGACGCCGACCACCTGCCGGACCCTGACGCCTTCGAGCGGGCAGCCGCGCACCTGGCGGACGGCGCCGACGTCGTACAGGGGCACTGCGTGGTGCGCAACGGGGAGGAGTCCTTCGTGGCTCGCCTCGTGGCGTGCGAGTTCGAGCAGATCTACGCGCTGTCCCACCCAGGGCGTGCCGTGGTGCACGGGTTCGGGATCTTCGGGGGTTCCAACGGGTACTGGCGCACCTCGCTCCTGCGCACGCTGCGGCTGCGCGGCGCGTACCTGACCGAGGACATCGACTCCTCGTTGCGCGCCGTCAGCTCCGGGCACGTGGTCGTCAACGACCCGGAGATCATCAGCCGCGAACTCGCGCCCACCACGTGGAAGCACCTGTGGAAGCAGCGGATGCGGTGGGCTCAGGGCTGGGTGCAGGTCACCCGCACCCACGGCATCGACGCGGCACGCTCGGACTGGCTGACGCTGCGGCAGAAGCTCGGCGTGTTCCAGTTACTCGTCTGGCGCGAGATGTTCCCGTGGCTCTCGGCGCTGATGCTCCCCACACTGGCGTTCGCGTGGTGGCGCGACGGGGCGCTGACCTGGTGGGGCTGGGGCCTGCTCGTCACTGCCGTGACCCTCGGGGCCTTCCCGGTGCAGGTGGCCGTGGCGCGTTCCCGGGCGGTCCCCGAGATCCGGGAGCGCGGCAGGTGGTGGTTCGCCTACGCCGTCGTCTCCCTCGTCTTCTACCAGGAGTTGAAGAACCTCATGATGCGGGTCTCCCAGCTCAAGGAACTCGCGGGCGAGCGGCACTGGGCGGTGACGCCCCGGGCCGTGCCGATGGGCAGCGCCCCGCGCGTGCCCGCCGCAGCGCAGGCCGAGGTGGTCGCCCGGCGGGCCTGA
- a CDS encoding glycosyltransferase, which yields MRKTPAFVLTSLLSVALLAVLLLSHMRWAPLLTSFALLHAFLFLHLALKVTASVAAKPHTVAAGADLDSLSVDVVVPIYNEDPALLAAGIRGLAAQTRKPRAVWLVDDGSQRNGEPVTILTEPAVRDAIAEAEAAGIRIEAHRQVNRGKRWAQSAAFAKSDADIFVTIDSDTYLDPRAVEKLLVPFSRETVASVAGLACGQNYRKSLLTRAIDISFTMSFIQGRMAEGYFGQVRVNCGIIAAYRGHVVRDNLHRYLNQRFLGLPVKAGDDRALTFFAKEHGRTEFQPEAIAYSALPEKFSHLVRQRMRWARSWVWGSFWLLRRPVYSADFYFTFTQLLGILAFGVVLALGISGSLLGAISPMMLVNLGLTATAIGAVVHLRYLVTVHTGDPFWQRLLTWLCSPIGTLLYVGLFLPLYWVAMARPRPQQTWGTRKQVEVGLHAPALTQHTPALVGAGQEAA from the coding sequence TTGCGCAAGACACCTGCCTTTGTCCTGACCTCACTGCTGTCGGTGGCGCTCCTCGCTGTGCTGCTGCTCAGCCACATGCGTTGGGCACCCCTGCTCACCTCCTTCGCCCTGTTGCACGCCTTCCTCTTCCTCCACCTCGCGCTGAAGGTGACGGCCTCCGTCGCCGCCAAGCCCCACACGGTCGCCGCGGGTGCCGACCTCGATTCGCTCTCGGTCGACGTCGTGGTCCCGATCTACAACGAGGACCCGGCCCTGCTCGCCGCGGGGATCCGCGGGCTGGCCGCACAGACCCGCAAGCCCCGCGCCGTCTGGCTGGTCGACGACGGTTCCCAGCGCAACGGCGAGCCGGTCACCATCCTGACCGAGCCGGCCGTCCGTGACGCGATCGCGGAGGCCGAGGCCGCCGGGATCCGCATCGAGGCACACCGCCAGGTCAACCGGGGCAAGCGGTGGGCGCAGAGTGCCGCATTCGCGAAGTCCGACGCCGACATCTTCGTCACGATCGATTCGGACACCTATCTCGATCCCCGCGCGGTGGAGAAGCTCCTGGTGCCGTTCTCCCGCGAGACCGTCGCGAGCGTCGCGGGCCTGGCCTGCGGTCAGAACTACCGCAAGAGCCTGCTCACCCGCGCCATCGACATCTCCTTCACGATGTCCTTCATCCAGGGCCGCATGGCGGAGGGCTACTTCGGTCAGGTGCGGGTGAACTGCGGCATCATCGCCGCCTACCGTGGCCACGTCGTGCGCGACAACCTGCACCGCTACCTCAACCAGCGCTTCCTCGGGCTGCCGGTGAAGGCCGGCGACGACCGTGCTCTCACCTTCTTCGCCAAGGAGCACGGACGCACCGAGTTCCAGCCCGAGGCGATCGCCTACTCCGCGCTCCCCGAGAAGTTCAGCCATCTTGTGCGGCAACGGATGCGCTGGGCCCGCTCCTGGGTGTGGGGTTCCTTCTGGCTGCTGCGCCGCCCGGTGTACAGCGCGGACTTCTACTTCACCTTCACCCAACTGCTCGGGATCCTGGCCTTCGGCGTGGTGCTCGCCCTCGGGATCTCAGGATCCCTGCTCGGCGCGATCTCCCCGATGATGCTCGTCAACCTGGGCCTGACGGCCACGGCGATCGGCGCCGTCGTGCACCTGCGCTATCTCGTCACGGTGCACACGGGCGACCCCTTCTGGCAGCGCCTGCTCACCTGGCTGTGCAGCCCGATCGGCACCCTGCTCTACGTCGGGTTGTTCCTCCCGCTCTACTGGGTGGCCATGGCTCGCCCGCGCCCGCAGCAGACCTGGGGCACCCGCAAGCAGGTCGAGGTCGGCCTGCACGCCCCCGCCCTCACGCAGCACACCCCCGCCCTCGTCGGCGCCGGTCAGGAGGCCGCATGA
- a CDS encoding Sir2 family NAD-dependent protein deacetylase: MTTPQTPTTQPPTAQTRQPTQAPQPRLLYSTWSPGYVPQRPEATEADLDAAAELLRGRAVVVLTGAGVSTESGLPDYRGPDAAPRRPMTYQQFVADPGFRRHYWARNLVGWHHLTAADPNESHRALADMERDGVVTGLITQNVDELHTRAGSRNVIDLHGTGSRVVCLRCGRLEDRAHLGARLREVNAAFLARVEELGDIEVAPDADAVIEQTADFRVLGCQHCGGILKPHIVYFGENVPKERVAASYEMVDGAGALIAAGTTLAVQSGLRLVKRAHRAGKPVVILNRGVTRGDEFATALLHAGTSRALRHLQRALAPAA; this comes from the coding sequence ATGACCACACCGCAGACTCCCACCACGCAGCCACCCACGGCACAGACCCGGCAGCCGACCCAGGCCCCGCAGCCCCGCCTGCTGTACTCCACCTGGTCCCCCGGGTACGTGCCACAGCGCCCGGAGGCCACCGAGGCGGACCTGGACGCCGCCGCCGAGTTGCTCCGCGGCCGCGCGGTGGTGGTCCTCACCGGCGCCGGGGTCTCCACCGAGTCCGGGCTGCCGGACTACCGCGGCCCGGACGCCGCGCCCCGCCGCCCGATGACCTATCAGCAGTTCGTGGCCGATCCGGGCTTCCGGCGCCACTACTGGGCGCGCAATCTCGTGGGGTGGCACCACCTCACGGCGGCGGACCCGAACGAGAGCCACCGCGCCCTGGCCGATATGGAGCGTGACGGCGTGGTGACCGGCCTGATCACCCAGAACGTGGACGAGCTGCACACCCGGGCCGGCTCCCGCAACGTCATCGACCTGCACGGCACTGGTTCGCGGGTGGTGTGCCTGCGTTGCGGCCGCCTGGAGGACCGCGCCCACCTGGGCGCTCGTCTGCGCGAGGTGAACGCCGCCTTCCTCGCCCGCGTGGAGGAGCTCGGCGACATCGAGGTGGCCCCGGATGCGGACGCCGTGATCGAGCAGACCGCGGACTTCCGGGTGCTCGGCTGCCAGCACTGCGGCGGCATCCTCAAGCCCCACATCGTCTACTTCGGGGAGAACGTGCCCAAGGAGCGAGTCGCGGCGAGCTACGAGATGGTCGACGGCGCTGGCGCCCTGATCGCGGCCGGCACCACCCTGGCGGTGCAGTCGGGCCTGCGTCTGGTCAAGCGGGCGCACCGCGCCGGCAAACCGGTGGTGATCCTCAACCGCGGTGTGACCCGCGGGGACGAGTTCGCGACCGCCCTGCTGCACGCCGGGACCTCCCGGGCCCTGCGCCACCTGCAGCGCGCCCTCGCGCCGGCGGCGTGA
- the tadA gene encoding tRNA adenosine(34) deaminase TadA: MDDSELMALALEEARAALRTQDVPVGAVVLDGAGRVIATGRNIREADGDPTGHAEIVAIRRAAQALGQWRLEGCTLAVTLEPCTMCAGAMVLARLPVLVFGAFDPKAGAAGSVTDVVRDPRLNHRVQVRGGVREQECGDELRAFFRQRRAR, translated from the coding sequence GTGGACGACTCCGAGCTCATGGCCCTGGCGCTGGAGGAGGCCCGCGCGGCCCTGAGGACGCAGGACGTCCCGGTCGGGGCCGTCGTGCTCGATGGCGCCGGCCGGGTCATCGCCACCGGCCGCAACATCAGGGAGGCCGACGGCGATCCCACCGGTCACGCCGAGATCGTCGCCATCCGCCGCGCGGCCCAGGCACTGGGCCAGTGGCGACTGGAGGGGTGCACGCTGGCCGTCACACTCGAACCGTGCACGATGTGCGCCGGGGCCATGGTGCTTGCGCGGTTGCCGGTGCTGGTGTTCGGGGCGTTCGATCCGAAGGCCGGCGCAGCAGGGTCCGTCACGGACGTCGTCCGCGATCCGAGGTTGAACCACCGCGTCCAGGTGCGGGGCGGGGTGCGTGAACAGGAGTGCGGGGACGAACTGCGCGCCTTCTTCCGGCAGCGGCGCGCCCGTTAG
- a CDS encoding YccF domain-containing protein — translation MRFVLNIIWLVLAGIPLALAYAVAGLICFVLIITIPWGIASWRIAGYVLWPFGRTVVRRGDAGVASTLGNIIWFLVAGIWLAIGHVVSAAALAVTIIGIPLAYAELKIIPITLAPLGREVVRSDRAFAVYGSTVRV, via the coding sequence CTGCGGTTCGTCCTCAACATCATCTGGCTCGTGCTCGCGGGCATCCCGTTGGCCCTCGCCTACGCCGTGGCGGGGCTGATCTGCTTCGTGTTGATCATCACGATCCCGTGGGGCATCGCATCCTGGCGCATCGCCGGCTACGTGCTGTGGCCCTTCGGACGCACCGTGGTGCGGCGCGGCGACGCGGGAGTGGCCTCCACGCTGGGAAACATCATCTGGTTCCTCGTGGCCGGGATCTGGCTGGCCATCGGCCACGTGGTCAGCGCCGCGGCGCTGGCCGTGACCATCATCGGGATCCCCCTCGCGTACGCGGAACTGAAGATCATCCCGATCACGCTCGCGCCGCTCGGGCGTGAGGTGGTGCGCAGCGACCGCGCCTTCGCGGTCTACGGCTCCACGGTGCGGGTGTGA
- the upp gene encoding uracil phosphoribosyltransferase codes for MRVHVADHPLVAHKLTVLREADTPSPTFRQLTEELVTLLAYEATREIAVESVSITTPVAPTVGVHLQEPRPLVVPILRAGLGMLEGMTRLLPTAEVGFLGLQRNEETFEAITYANRLPDDLSGRQCYVLDPMLATGGTLVAAIDYLLERGASHVTCVTLLCAPEGLKVVEQAIGERADVTIVTASIDERLNSKGYIVPGLGDAGDRLYGVV; via the coding sequence ATGCGCGTCCACGTCGCCGACCACCCACTCGTCGCCCACAAGCTCACCGTGCTGCGGGAGGCGGATACCCCCTCCCCCACCTTCCGGCAGCTCACCGAGGAACTGGTGACGCTCCTGGCCTACGAGGCCACCCGCGAGATCGCGGTGGAGAGCGTCTCCATCACCACCCCGGTGGCACCGACCGTCGGGGTACACCTCCAGGAGCCACGGCCCCTGGTCGTGCCCATCCTGCGCGCCGGTCTCGGGATGCTGGAGGGGATGACGCGCCTTCTGCCCACAGCAGAGGTCGGATTCCTCGGCCTGCAGCGCAACGAGGAGACCTTCGAGGCCATCACCTACGCCAACCGACTCCCTGATGACCTCTCGGGCCGCCAGTGCTACGTACTCGACCCGATGCTCGCCACCGGCGGCACCCTGGTCGCCGCGATCGACTACCTCCTGGAACGCGGGGCGAGCCATGTCACGTGCGTGACGCTGCTGTGCGCCCCGGAGGGCCTGAAGGTCGTGGAGCAGGCGATCGGCGAACGCGCCGACGTCACGATCGTGACCGCCTCGATCGACGAGCGGCTGAACTCCAAGGGGTACATCGTGCCCGGCCTCGGCGACGCCGGCGACCGGCTCTACGGGGTGGTGTGA